The sequence GACGATTCCCGGCGCGGGCGCGGGATGGCCACTCCGGCGCGCTCGCCGGCGGCCTCGACGGCGGCGTCGATGAGCTGGCCCAGTTCCGCAGCGGACGCGGGGTTCGCAGGCGCGAGCGTGGCCAGCTGCCCGCCGCGGACGGAGGAACCCGCGCGGGTGCCGGCGGTAAGTTCGGCAATGACCCGATCGGCCCAGCCGCCGCCGAGCTCCCATGCGCCGGTGACGCGCTGGGCCGCCTCCCCCGGCTTCTTGCCCGCCGGGCCGGAAATCCCCGCGAGCGTTGCCGCAGTGGTCGCGCGCAGTACCGGCCCGAAGGTGCGGTACCCGGTTGCGCGCGCGGCGATTGCCTCCGCGAGCTCGGCCAGCGACAGGTCGGCCGCGCCGTCGATGGCGGGGATGCCGAACTCGTGCCACACATCGAGAAGCAGCTGGTTGCGGCGCGACGAGACGCCGTCAACCAGCGTTTCGATGCTGTCGGTTGCCGCAATCTGATCCGGGCGCACGTCGGTCCACACCGCGGCGAGCAGGTGCAGCGCGATGTCGACAGACAGCGGATTATCCGCAGGCCGATCCGCGGGGCGATCCGCAACTCCGTCGGCCGGCGCGGGCAACTCCGCGGGCGCTTCTTGCGGGGCTTTATCGGACGCTGCGTCGGGAACCTGGCCCGGGACCGCGTCCGGTGCGTCTTCCGGCACCGCGTTCGGCGCGTCGTCCGGCGCTGTATCCGGCGCCTCCACCACGTCGGTGGCGAAAACCCGCTCGGCGTCACGCTCGACGTTGAGCACCTCGAGCCCGTCCGGTGCGTTGCCGCGGGCGCTCAGGGTCTGGCCCAGCATGTTCGCAAGCGTCGGCGACTGGGCCACGCCCACCTCGATAAAACGCTCCACCCCAAGTTGCCCCAGGATGAGCTCCTGCGTTTCAATCCAGCGCACCGGCGAGGCGAACTGCCAGGCCAGCAGCTCGATGAGCAGGGTGCGGGCGAGGGAGGCATCGGAAAGCGCCGTGCCGTCTGCCCGCTGCCGGCGCAGCTTCGCGATGACGGGCGAATCGACGACCCCTTCCACGGCGGCGAGGAAGTCGTCGTCCAGCGCGAATGGCCGCGCCACAAGGTTCGGGATGTAGCGCCCCACCAGCCGCGTGGCGGGCACGTCGGTGGGAATGAGCTCTTCTAGGTGTGCGCGGAAATCGTCCACGCCGCCCACCAGGCGGGAGCTGTGGAACGGCACGTCGAGGCCGGGAATGCGCACGACGGCATCGGCACGCGCAGCCCCCGCGTGCGCGGCAGCCTCCAGCGCCGCGATCCCGGCGCGCGTGCCCGCCACGGCGTACTGCCGGCCGGCGACGTTGTGGTTGACCACCTCTAAGAACTCACCGGACGCGTCGGCGACGTGGGCGACGAAGGCGGCGGCATCGGCAGGCGGGGGTGCCATTTTGTGCGGGCGCAGCGCGGCCATCGCATAGGCGGAGTTTCCGTCCGCGTCGCGGCTGACCAGGCGGTACATGGTAAGCCCACGGCGGTAGACCACGTCGATGACCGCCTCGAGGCTGAGCACCCCGGCGAAGGCGGCGAGCGCGGTGTACTCGCCCACAGAGTGGCCGGCGAAGTACGCGGTCTCCTCCAGCACGCCCTCCTCCCGCAGCTGTTCGACCTGCGCGTAGGCGAGCACGGCCATGGCCACCTGCGTGAACTGGGTGAGGTTGACCACCCCGTCCGGGTGGGTGAAGTCCTCGCTGGCCACGCGCACTCGGCGCGGGTTCGCCCGCACGATGTGCAGCACGGAAAAGCCCAGCTGGTCCCTCGTGTGCCGGTCGGCGCGTTCCCACACGGCGCGGGCGCTTGCCGATGCCCCGAAAGCCCCCATCCCCATCCCGCGGTGCTGGATGCCCTGGCCCGGGAAGGCGTAGAAGGTGACCGGGGCGCTTAGAGTCGCGGTCGCTTCCAGGACTGGCTCGCCCGCCACGGTGGCGTGGGCGGAAAGCACCGCGCCACAGCCGGGGCGCGGATCGACGCCGACGCGCTCGACGGTCACGGTGACATCATCGCCGGGGTGCACGGGCGCGAGGAAGGTGGCGTACCAGTCGCGCACGGCTGCCGGAGCGGCCTCTTGCGTGGCCTCCTGCACCACCGATTGCGCCGCCGCCGAGGTCCACATGCCGTGCACGATCGCGCCAGGATCGGCCAGATGCAGCGGGTTCATGTCGCCGGTGGCGAGGGCGAACTCGCGCATGTCACGCGGGGCGCGGACGGTCGCGCGGTGCACGAAGCTGCGCGGCTTCGCCGTGTACGACGCGTCGCTTGCCAGCGCGTCCCCGCTTGCCGACTCGTCCCCGCGGGTGGGCGTCCCACCGCGTCCGGGCAGTACGAAGACCTCCTCGAGGCGCGCCAGCTCGCGATGCCGGCCGGATGCAGCTGCGCGCATCGACACCGCGACGGTCACCCGGCGCGCTGCCGCGTCCGCCTCCACCGCGCGGATCCTCGCGGTGGCGGTCACGTCGTGCGTGTCGTCATCGAACGCGCCCAGGTCGCTGTCGGCGACGTCGATGCGGTGCTCCGCGTGCAGCAAGTCTGGGAGATCGACGACGAGGTCCTCGCGATCCGCGAGCACCGCGTAGATGGCGGGCCAGGCGAGGCCGACGAGGGCATCGACACGCGTGGCCGCACCCGTTACGGCCAGCGCGTGGGCGGTAACGCACTCCGGGCCCACCGTGGCCGTCCACTCGGCGACCCGATCGGTGCCCCGTACTTCCGGCAGCACTCCCCCGGCGGCGCGGCGGGCCCACTCGCGCATCGCGCTCAGGGCCGCCTCACGGCTCACCCGCGGTGGGCGCGCGGCGGGCAGCGCGGTATCGACGTGGACGGGGACCGACACGGGCGCGCCGTTGAGCTCCCCTGTCGGCCCCGCGGCGGGAAGGTGCAGCGCGGCGGCTGCGCCCGACTCGGCATCTGCGCTGTGTGCGGCGTCGACGACGGCCGCGGACCCCGCGTGCACGGGGTTGACGCGCGGGCGGCCAGCCCACTCAAGCACCGGGGCGCGGCGCACGACATCGCTGGGGCGCTCCCCTTCGCAGCGCGCGTCCTCGCTGCGGTGGGAAGCCTCCTTCACGCCCGCGAGCCGCGCCGCCGCGGCGTCCTCGAACCGCCGCAGAATATCGGCCACCGGCTCGTCCACGCGGGTCACCCCGCCCACCGCGACCGGGCCCGGGATGGCGCACACCGCGTCGGCGCCGTACCGCGGGTCGTGGGCCTGCCACAGGGAATCGCGGCGCCACCAGGCGTGGACGTCAGCATCGATAACCGGCACGAACCCCGGCGGCTTCCCGGCGCCGTCGCCGCCGCGCACGAGCTCAATGAACCAGTGCCTATCGGCCGGGTGCACGGTGCATTCCGCGGCCGCCGGGTAGGCCTGCACCAGCGTGGCGATGGCCCCCTCCGGGTCCCGCGCCGCATCCACTCGCCCAGCCACGCGCAGCGGGAATTCGCCGTCGTCGCGGTCGGTCAGGCGCGCCTCGGTGCGGGCAAGCATCGCGACAAAGCGCGCCGCCCAGCTCTCATCGACCCAGGGGTGCAGGACGCGCTCGCCCACGTCGCCGTCGCCCGCACCGAAAAACGACAGCTCCACGTAGCGGCGCAGCCACCCCGCGTACGTCATGTCCGCAATGTCGCCGAAGTACGGCTTCGCGGTCTCCGCCAGCGCGGCGATGATCTCGTCGCGGGCGCGGTCAATCGCGTCCGCGTCCCCGTCCGCCGCGCGCCGGGTGACCCGCCCGAGCAGCCGGCCGGCCCGACCCCAGGCGTTGTCCAGTTCGTAGAGGTCCGCGCCGAACTGCGAACGCCCAGCCGACACCCCGCCGGCCGCGGTGCCCGGCGCGATCCACTCGCTGGTGCCCGGCGTGTCCACCAACGCCTGTTTCACCGCCGGCGAGGCGGTCGATTCCCGGGCGGTGAGGGCGGCGGTGCCGATGAGCACGCCATCGACAGGCGCGGCCGGCAGGTCGAAATCTTCTGCCCACGTGCCGGTGAGGAACTCGGCGGCGCGCTCCGGTGTTCCGATGCCCCCGCCCACCACGAGCAGCACGTTGTCGCGGGCGCGGATGGCGCCGTACGTCTCAGCAAGCGTGTCTTCCAGCCCCTGCCACGAGTGGTGGCCGCCGGCCTGGCCGCCCTCCAGCTGGAGGATGAGGGGCTGGTTGGGCAGGGCATCGGCAAGCGCGAGCACCGTCTCCACGTGGCGGGCGGTCCCCGGCTTGAACGCCACCCACGGGATCGCGGCGGCCTTAAGCCGGCGAACCAGCTCGATGGCCTCCTCGCGCGGCGGGATCCCCGCGGAGACCACCACGCCATTAATCGGCGCGCCCGCCCGCCGCTGGTAAACGATGCCGCGCGGGCCGGTGATCTGCTCGCGCCACCGCTTCGCGTCGAGGTACAGCGCGTTGAACTGCGCATTCACGCCGTCATCGAGCTGGTCGTGCAGGGTCGCCAGCGCGCCCTCCAGCTGGGCCAGCGTGTGCTGCCCGCCGCCGGCTAACTCCGCCCAGTACCCCGCGTTCGCGGCCGCGGCGACGATAGCCGGGTCCACGGTCCCCGGCGTCATGCCGGCGAGCAACACCGGCGGGTAGCCGGTCACCTCCGTCAGGCGGGTTATCACCCGGCCGTGCTCCACGCGGGGTGTGTGGGCTGCCCACGGCCGGGGCTGGCGCGGTTGCGCGCCGGGGGTCAAAAGGAGGTTCTGCCCGTCTGGCGTGCCCGCCGCCAGCGTGCCGACGCCGCGCCCAGCCAGCACCTTCTCATTCATCACGGTCAGATGCGTGCCCGGCCCGATTTCGAGCACCCACCCGGCGTCGTGCTCGGCCACGGCACCGCGCAGGGCCCGCGGCCAGTCGATGACATCGGTGAGCACCGCGCGGGCGAGGCGGGCGGCGGTTGCCGCGGGGATCTGGTTATTGAGCTGGCCGACCCAGCGGTCGACCATGTCCACGGCGCGGCGCATGGCGGGATGGTGGAAGGCGGCATCGACACGCAGCGGCTGCACCGTGGCGTGCTCCGGGAGGGCCTGGTCCACCCGGTTCAGCGCGGCGGGCGTGCCGGTAAGGATGTGCTCGTCGCGGGCGTTTGTAAGGCCCAGGTAGACCTCGTCGCCGCCCTGCTTGGCGATGGCCCCCTCCACCTCCTTCTGCGCACACCCCATAACCGCGCGCATCGGCGCCCCGTCGCGGGTGGTGTGAAGGCCGGTCACGCTTGCCACCTTCTCGATGGCCGCGCCGATAAGCCGGGCCAGCGCCACCGCCTGCGGGCGGGTGAGCTCCCCGGCGGCCGCTGCCTGGGCGAGCACGCCCTGCGAGTGGCCGAGGTGCCCCCGCGCGGTGTCGACCGGGAAGCCCTGGGCAGCGAGGGAATCTAACGTGGCGAGCTGCACCAGGAGGATGCCCGGGGTGGAATACGCCGGGCGCGTCGGGGCGTCCGTGCTCAGCTCTAGTGACGGGAGCTGGGTGGCGAGCGCGCCCAGGATGCCGTCTGCGGCGGGGATGTCTGCGCGCAGCGTCTCCCCGTCGGGGTGGTCCAGCCACTCGCGCAGCACCGGCTGCCAGTGGCTGCCCTGGCCGGCGAACGTGAGAATGAATCCGGGGCGGGTGAATTCCGCGCGTCCCATGGTCGCTTCCACCTCCTGCAGACGACAAGCTCACGCTGATTTTACGCGCCGGGCAATCGTGGGGATTCGGCCGTGTCCGGGGTGGGGCCTAAGGTAAGCGAGCATCATGTCCACCCGTCGATTTTCGCCGCCCAGACGCTTGCCGCGTCGCCGCTTGCCGCGTCGCCGCTTGGCACGCCCTCTCGTGTCGCGCTGGCTTTCCACCCTCCGCCGAAGCGCCGCGTTTGTGTTCGCTGCGGCCGCCCTGGCTGCCGGCGTGAGCGCGTGCTCGGTGCCGGAGGTGCCCGTGGGCGGCGTGCTAGAGGATCTCCCGCCACGTCCGAGCGACACGCGTCTAAGCGATACCCACGCGGGCGCGACCTCTGCCCCGTCTGGCGAGCCTTCGTCCGAAGAACCCTCGCCGGATGCTGCATCCGATCCCGACCCCGCCACTGCCGCCGCCTACCAGGCGCTCGCAGACATCCCCGTCAAGGGCCGGGCGCCCAAGACCGGCTACGCGCGCGAGCAGTTCGGGCAGCGCTGGTCCGACGACGTCGACGTGGAATTCGGCCACGACGGCTGCGACACCCGCAACAACATCCTCGCCCGCGATCTCACCGAGGTGACATTCAAGCCGCGCACGCACGGCTGCGTTGTGCTGACCGGGGTATTGGACGATCCGTATTCCGGCACGCACATCGCGTTCCAGCGCGGGCAGGGCACCTCGAATGCGGTACAGATTGATCACCTCGTGCCGCTTGCCGATGCCTGGCAGAAAGGCGCCCAGTCCTGGGACACCTCCACCCGCCGGAATTTTGCAAACGACCCGCGCAACCTCCTCGCCGTCGACGGCCACTTGAACATGCAGAAGGGCGCGGGCGATGCCGCGACCTGGTTGCCGCCGAACAAGGCGTTCCGGTGCGAGTATGCGCGGCGGATCATCGGTGTCAAGCACGCCTACGGCCTGTGGGTCACCCCCGCGGAGCGCGATGCGCTGCAGACGCAGCTGGGCACCTGCGCGGGCTAGAGTCGGCAAGTGACCTAGCCCACGACCAACAGGAAAGGCGCACGCCATGAAGTGGAAGCCGCAAGAAGAAAAGAACCCGCTGCCCTACTCGCCGTTCAAGGCGAGCACCGTCCCGCGCCCCATCGGCTGGCTTTCCAGCATCGATGAGGACGGCCGGGAAAACATCGCGCCCTACAGCCAGTGGCAGAACCTCACCTTCGATCCGCCGCGGGTGATGTTTTCCGCCAACCAGTACCCAGACGGCCGCCGGAAGGACACCGTGCTCAACGCAGAAAAGACCGGCTGGTTCGTGTGGAACATGGCCACCTACGCGCTGCACGAGGAGGTCAACAAGTCCGCCATGGCCTTAGAGCACGACGACAGCGAGTGGGACCGGCTGGACGTGACCAAGGAGTACGCGGACAACCTGCGCATCCCGATGGTCAAGGAAAGCCCGGTGAAGTTCGAGTGCCGGTACTTGTCCACTCATCGCTTACCGGGGAACTCGGATGTCGGCAGCGTCGACATTGTCTTCGCCCAGGTGGAGACCATTCACATCGACGATGACTACATCACCGACGGCAAGCTGGACATCCTGAAGGCAAAACCCATCGCGCGCATGGGCTACTTCGACTACACCGTGGTCACCGAGCGCTTCGAGATGCGCGTGCCGGGTGCCGATGCCGCCGCGCAGGCCGGCCTCGGCGGAGACGCGTAGGCGCCGACTTCTCTCCCCCACACACACGCGACAAGGGCCGGCAGGTTTTCACCTGCCGGCCCTTACGCTTCTCCCCCTACGCCCGGGGGCGGCGGTTAGCCGCGGGGCTTTCTCGCGGAGACTACTCGCGGGGCTTACTCCCGGGAGTGTTCCAAGGCGGCGTCCGCTTCTTCCTCGTCGTCCTTGCGCAGGTACCGCAGGAGTCCGATGGCCAGGGCGATAAGTCCCAGCACCAAGACCCACACGAGGGTCTGGCGGCCGGTGTCCGGCAGCATCCACGCCACCGACTGCGGCAGGCGAATCGCTCCGTAGGAGTCCTTGCCGGTCACCTTGCCCAGGTTCTGCGTGTCTGCGGTGACGGTGACCTCGCCGCTGTAACGGAACATCTTGTCCATGGGCTCGTTGGAGATGTCCACGTCGAAGACGCACTCGTTTTCGGCGCCGCTGGCGATCTCGGCGCCATCGCCAAGCCCGCAGAAACCTGCCGGGATGACTCCCTCCTCACCGACGGTGAAGGAATCGTCCGTGGTGGTATCACCCGAGCCGACGCGGCTGACCGTGCGGCCCGCCAGGCTCGGGTCCTTGATGGCGAAGTTCGACAGGGCACCCGCGCCGTCGTTGGCCACCTTGTAGTGAACGCGCATCGACTGGGCATCGTCAGGCAGCACCGCCGTGTTGGTCACGCCGTCGACGGCCTCGCTGATCGGAGCACCGTCAATGGTCTTGGTGACGTTCATGTTGGCGAAGCTGTTGAGTGCGGTCAGGCTCCACGCCGGGCCGGAGTTGCTCAAGTCGCTGGCCTGCGCCACAGGCAGGACCGTGAAGCTGATGTCACGGTGCAATGCTTCACTCGAATCCTCCGGCTTGCCGGCGTGTTCCTCGGTCTCCTCGTCGCTGTTCGCCGCAGCACCGTCGACGCCGCCGTCGACCGGGTGAGCTGCATTCGGATCGACCGTTGTCTCCGTGTTCGAGGCCTCAACATCCGCCAGACGGTCACCCTGCTGGGTAATGCTGATGCGCGCGTCGCGATCGTCAGAGCCATCGTTGACCTCTTCGACGAGGCATTTGGTGTCCACCAGAACGGACTTCAGCGTGTGCTTGTTGCCCGCCTTGAGGTCGAATGGTTTCTGGTCAGCAGAGCACTGCTCCGTGAACTTGAACGTGCCGCTGCCGCCAGAGTTGCCCTCGGACTGCGCGCGGGCTGAACACCTCGGCGCCGACGACGAACTCTTCGGCATCCTTCTTCGCCAGGTTGTCCGGGACGGTGAAGGAATGCTTGTAGTTCTTCTTCGTTCCCTTCAGCTCGGAACGATCCGTCTTCGCCAGGCTGCTCAAGTCGTTCTGGTCGGCTTTGTTATCGGCCCAGTGGTTGAACTGAACAACCGGCTGTCGGTTGCCGTCGATGTTCTCGACGACGTTCCGAGCCCCGAGGGCTGGGCTGCCGTCGAGGTCCAACTCGCAGTCGTAGCCGACCGGGAGATCTACCGTCACACCACCATTTGGTGCGGACGGGTTGGCCACGCTGCCGCCGTCGATGATGTCCTGCGCACCGAGCTCGCGCTCCACGCGCACCTCACTCGCTCCGCCCTTGGACGGCTTGCAGACGAAGGATGCCTTGTAACCAGGCTCGAGATCCTTGAAGTAGCCGTCCTGCAGGACAGCAAGTCGCACCGGCGCGGTCTTGCGGTCGAAGCGGTTGACGAATTTCAACGGCTGGGCCTCTTTGACGTCCGGCTCCGGTGCGCGTTCGCGCACGGTCTGCTCGTCCACGGAGTGCTTCAACGAATCGGGCAGGTTGTCCATGCCGGCCTCGGTGAATGTACACAGTGCGCCGGCCGGGACAGACGCGTCGTCCGAGTTGTAGCGCAGGATCTTCTTCCCGTTCTCCTCGCCAACGACCTTGAAGTCCTTCTTGGTCAGGCGGGTCGGAAGCGTTTTGTCGCCTTGGCCGATCGTGCTGGTCTGGTAGCCAACGCCCTTGCACTGCATGGTGAAGTCCATGGCGAAATCATCGTCAAGCATGTTCCAGTCAGCATCCGAGACGACCACGTCCTTATCCATTCGGACGTTAGACCGCTCGTACTCGTAGTAGTTATGCAAAACCGCCTGGTTCGCCGGCGTGGTCTGCCCCTCCGGGGTCGACACGGTCCTAAACATTTGCGACTCGGTAACTCCATCCACCAAGTCACGATCTTGGTGGCGGTCACCGTCGTTGCTATCTACGACCCACTCCACGTGTTCGGGGCGGACATACGCTTCATCCTCGCCGTCGTTCAGCTTGAGAGAACCGAAGTGATCGCCGGTGATTTGGCAGTCAGCGCCGACCGGGATCTCAACGGTGTTTTCTCCCTCGCCCTTGATGACGAAAGTTCCGTTAGACAGCTGCTCCTTGTCGTCAGTCTCTGGGTCCTTGCACACCACATTGAAGTTGTGTTCGTAGAGGTTGTCATTGAGCCTATCGCCCATCTGACCACGGATGTCACCCGGCAGGTGCGCGCTCTTTTTCACCAGGAGCTTGTCCATCTGGCGCGAGTACGAGTTGTAGAACGTCACCGGTGTCGACTCGGCTCCCACCGTAAATTCGGCCGCACCGTCCTGGCGCGGTCCCCCGCCAGCGGACGTCTGCTGAGTGAGGGTAATGCCCTCGGCCGTATTCGTCTGGCCCTCCGATGCCACACAGGTCGAGCCGGCCGGCACACCGTCCAGCGAAACCGTCGCCTTGGCATCCTCTGCCGCAACCACGTCTCCGGTCGTACTGAAACGCGCGCCACCAATAGGCGCCGTGCACTGCAGTGTCACCGGGAACTTACGGTGATTCTTGGTGTCCTTTCGAGTGTCAGAGATGTACTGCTGCGTCGCCGGGTCGAATTCGACCACCTTGTTCGCAGTAACCGAGCTGGTGACGAACTTGTAGGTATGAGTGATCGACAACGTGGTGGTGTCACCGATGGAGAAGTCGATATCTACCGGAACGCTCTCGTCGTATTTGCCATCCTCGGCCGGGCTACTGGTGTTGGCGATGCGCGACGTCGAGTCGCGCTGCACCGGGAAATCCTGCCCCTTATCTCCCTTACGGGTCTTGTTGATCGCGCTCTTCTCTCGCAGTTGGCACTCCGTGCCCTCCGGCAAAACGTCTGCCGGAATCTCCACGTTGCTGTCGCCCTGCGAGCTGTCCATCTTGATGGTGGAGTATTCGCCTAGGTCGACGTCTTCGCCATCCAGCGTGCAGCGCAAGGAGTACTCGACCGGTTCGCTCAGCTGGGGCACACCAGCGTTGCGCTGAGTGATGGTGAGGCCCTTGCCGGCAGCGGTGTATTTGTTCGTGATGTCGTTGGTGGTGGTGTCCTGGCTAACGGTCACCACAGACTCTTCGGCGTCGGAGTTCCAGATAACACCCGACGGGAAATCAGGTTGCTTCTCCTCGAAGGAACACTTGTTGCCGTACGGAACGCCCAGCTTGCCGTTTCGATCGTTGACCAGCTCGGCAAGCTCCGGGTCTGCGACGTCCGCGACCAGACCCTGGGTCTGGCCACCGTTCACCTGCACGGTGCCCTTCAGCTCCACGGGCACGGACGTGCCGTCCCCGCGCACAACCGTGCGGGTACCGCACGTGAAGTTAAAGGTGTAGTTCTCCGGGACCGGGACCGACAGGTTGCTATCCACAATCTTGTGCAGATCCACCGAGCCGATTCGGCGCGCGTAAGTGTTGCGCACGATGACGCGGTTCTGCCCTGCGTCGGTAGACGGGCTCACCTTCAGGATGGGCGTCTTCTTCGCTTCATCGTTCTTCAGGGTCTTCCCGTTGTCCGACACGCTCGACGCAGAGACCTCAGTCCCCTGCAGACGCACGTTCTCCAGCTCGGGAGAATTTTCCTCCCACACCAGACAGTCCGCATCGACGGGCACGCCTTCGATCTTGGCGGGCTCGGACGCATTCGGCTGCAGCTCGAGTTTTCCTTCCTTGCTGCCGCCGTTCTTCCACGTGCAGCGGTAGGCAGCTGGGAAGGTCTTCCCCTCGAGATCCGAGCTGCCCGCACCATCACCAGTGATGTCTTTGACCACCGTGACGTCTCGGACCTTGTAGTTATACGTGGTCTTGAGATCCAGCGTCCCCTTCGTCGGGGTAGCGCCCTCCTGGTAGTCGTCCAGCCGGAACTTGTATTCGCCATTCGACTCCGCGTCCACGTGCTGACCATTGAAGTTCACGTCGCGGCCATCGAACTGGATGGTGCGGCTTTCCTCCTGGGACAGGCCGGTCAGCGGGCGCAGGTAGCAGTCACGCGCAACTGGCAGCCCGTCGACGGTGACCGAGCCAGTGCGGTTGCCGCCGTTGTTCCGGATCACCAGATCCTTTTCCACGGTGAACGGAGTGCCCTCACAACGCACGCGGAAACGGTACGTCTTGGGATCGCCGAGTTCGGGTGCGGCATCGCCAAGCAATTGCTTATTGATGGTCACCGAACCGGCGCGGAAGTTGTACTGGTTGTTCGCACGCAGGTTGACCGTCTCGCCCAGCTTGACCGTCGTTTTCTGCTCCGCGTTGCGGGAGTTGCCAGACTTCTCGCCCGTCGACCACGTCAGGTCGAGGCTCTTGCCGGGGCGCACCGCGGGGTCGCCCTCCGGAAAAGACTCGCTAAACGTGCAGTTCGCACCTGCCGGGAACGAGTTCAGGGTGCGCGCCTCACCCTTTTGCAGCTCTACCGTGCCCTCCAGCGGGTTATCCGGGTACGCCTGCTTGTACGCATCATCCGACTGGCAGGTGTATTTGATATCGAATTTACGCCGCAGCACGGACGTGAAGTCCTGCGCGGTGCCGTCCACAGTCTTCGACAGCTGCACCGTCGCCGGGCTGAACTTGGGCGTCCACTCCACCGAGCAGTTAATGATCCGGTTGTCCCGGACAGCGCGGGTCACCTCACTGGTGCCCTTTTCCTTATCGTTTTTGAGGGTGAATTTATCCGGGACGTTGCCCTCAGTGATGGTGAAGGCTTCCTGCTTGTCCTGGGAATCGGTCAGGGTGCAGCGCCACGTCGGCTTGTAGCGGTCGAAGACCCTATTATTAGCCAGCCCGTTCGGCTCCGACCGGAAGCCGAGAACGTCAGTGGGCTTGCCGGTGTTATCGAGCGGGCGGACAACGCCGGAGTAGCCCGCTTTGTTTACTGGAATTTCCTTCTCATCGCTACCGGAGCGCTGGAACGCCTTGTAGTTGAATTCGGTGGCGGGCGGTGCCGGTGACGTTCTTTTCAAAATCGGTCTTCGCCTTCACCGGCTCAGGATCGAAACCGACGCGCCCCATAGGGATGGCGAGGGCCACAGCCTCGTTGTCCCTCCACGCGCCCATGCCGATGTCCAAAGTGGTCGGCTCTGGCGCGGAGACCAAAAAGGAGCCGGGGTTACTGGCGCCGGAACTGCCCACGCCACACACGAAATCCCGTTCGTACTTACTGGTTCCCCAGTCGGTGAACTCGTTGGTCCGGCCGAACTTCTAGGAAAGACCGGTCCTACACGCGTCCCTCTTTCCGTCGGGAGTCAGGCGCTCCCAGATATTGACGCCCTTACCGAAAGTCGTGCTGTCTTCGGAAGTGCTGTTATTCACACTGATCATCTCACTCAGCGTGGTGTCCTCGGCGTCAGCTACTGCCATCTGGTAGCCCGGAACGGATTTGCCCGCCTCGTCCGTAAAACGGATGTCCCGCAACTGGATGCGCGTAAACAGGAACTTCCTGGCCAGGATGATGAGCTCCGAGTTGTCACCGTCATGCGGGACGAAATAGTCGGTGCCGTTCACCGTCTTGCCGAAGATCGTGGAATCAGAGGTGGGACCGCGCTGGGTGGACAGCGTGCCGGGCTTATCCCGGTTCATGCGCGGCGGATCGGTCACCGCCACCTTGAACCGCAAGGTGTAGCGCCCGATCTTGCGGGTGAAATCGCCGGACACCGAGTCGTAGTTCAGCGGCATGTGGGCGAGGTCGATCCAGCACAGCTGGTTGGCGCGGGCGGCCGCCTCGCCGCTGCCCTTGCGGTAGTTGCAGTCACCGAAGTTGAAGTTACTTGGC is a genomic window of Corynebacterium massiliense DSM 45435 containing:
- a CDS encoding HNH endonuclease family protein; this encodes MSRWLSTLRRSAAFVFAAAALAAGVSACSVPEVPVGGVLEDLPPRPSDTRLSDTHAGATSAPSGEPSSEEPSPDAASDPDPATAAAYQALADIPVKGRAPKTGYAREQFGQRWSDDVDVEFGHDGCDTRNNILARDLTEVTFKPRTHGCVVLTGVLDDPYSGTHIAFQRGQGTSNAVQIDHLVPLADAWQKGAQSWDTSTRRNFANDPRNLLAVDGHLNMQKGAGDAATWLPPNKAFRCEYARRIIGVKHAYGLWVTPAERDALQTQLGTCAG
- a CDS encoding DUF5979 domain-containing protein — its product is MKRTSPAPPATEFNYKAFQRSGSDEKEIPVNKAGYSGVVRPLDNTGKPTDVLGFRSEPNGLANNRVFDRYKPTWRCTLTDSQDKQEAFTITEGNVPDKFTLKNDKEKGTSEVTRAVRDNRIINCSVEWTPKFSPATVQLSKTVDGTAQDFTSVLRRKFDIKYTCQSDDAYKQAYPDNPLEGTVELQKGEARTLNSFPAGANCTFSESFPEGDPAVRPGKSLDLTWSTGEKSGNSRNAEQKTTVKLGETVNLRANNQYNFRAGSVTINKQLLGDAAPELGDPKTYRFRVRCEGTPFTVEKDLVIRNNGGNRTGSVTVDGLPVARDCYLRPLTGLSQEESRTIQFDGRDVNFNGQHVDAESNGEYKFRLDDYQEGATPTKGTLDLKTTYNYKVRDVTVVKDITGDGAGSSDLEGKTFPAAYRCTWKNGGSKEGKLELQPNASEPAKIEGVPVDADCLVWEENSPELENVRLQGTEVSASSVSDNGKTLKNDEAKKTPILKVSPSTDAGQNRVIVRNTYARRIGSVDLHKIVDSNLSVPVPENYTFNFTCGTRTVVRGDGTSVPVELKGTVQVNGGQTQGLVADVADPELAELVNDRNGKLGVPYGNKCSFEEKQPDFPSGVIWNSDAEESVVTVSQDTTTNDITNKYTAAGKGLTITQRNAGVPQLSEPVEYSLRCTLDGEDVDLGEYSTIKMDSSQGDSNVEIPADVLPEGTECQLREKSAINKTRKGDKGQDFPVQRDSTSRIANTSSPAEDGKYDESVPVDIDFSIGDTTTLSITHTYKFVTSSVTANKVVEFDPATQQYISDTRKDTKNHRKFPVTLQCTAPIGGARFSTTGDVVAAEDAKATVSLDGVPAGSTCVASEGQTNTAEGITLTQQTSAGGGPRQDGAAEFTVGAESTPVTFYNSYSRQMDKLLVKKSAHLPGDIRGQMGDRLNDNLYEHNFNVVCKDPETDDKEQLSNGTFVIKGEGENTVEIPVGADCQITGDHFGSLKLNDGEDEAYVRPEHVEWVVDSNDGDRHQDRDLVDGVTESQMFRTVSTPEGQTTPANQAVLHNYYEYERSNVRMDKDVVVSDADWNMLDDDFAMDFTMQCKGVGYQTSTIGQGDKTLPTRLTKKDFKVVGEENGKKILRYNSDDASVPAGALCTFTEAGMDNLPDSLKHSVDEQTVRERAPEPDVKEAQPLKFVNRFDRKTAPVRLAVLQDGYFKDLEPGYKASFVCKPSKGGASEVRVERELGAQDIIDGGSVANPSAPNGGVTVDLPVGYDCELDLDGSPALGARNVVENIDGNRQPVVQFNHWADNKADQNDLSSLAKTDRSELKGTKKNYKHSFTVPDNLAKKDAEEFVVGAEVFSPRAVRGQLWRQRHVQVHGAVLC
- a CDS encoding LPXTG cell wall anchor domain-containing protein, which codes for MPKSSSSAPRCSARAQSEGNSGGSGTFKFTEQCSADQKPFDLKAGNKHTLKSVLVDTKCLVEEVNDGSDDRDARISITQQGDRLADVEASNTETTVDPNAAHPVDGGVDGAAANSDEETEEHAGKPEDSSEALHRDISFTVLPVAQASDLSNSGPAWSLTALNSFANMNVTKTIDGAPISEAVDGVTNTAVLPDDAQSMRVHYKVANDGAGALSNFAIKDPSLAGRTVSRVGSGDTTTDDSFTVGEEGVIPAGFCGLGDGAEIASGAENECVFDVDISNEPMDKMFRYSGEVTVTADTQNLGKVTGKDSYGAIRLPQSVAWMLPDTGRQTLVWVLVLGLIALAIGLLRYLRKDDEEEADAALEHSRE
- a CDS encoding flavin reductase family protein, which gives rise to MKWKPQEEKNPLPYSPFKASTVPRPIGWLSSIDEDGRENIAPYSQWQNLTFDPPRVMFSANQYPDGRRKDTVLNAEKTGWFVWNMATYALHEEVNKSAMALEHDDSEWDRLDVTKEYADNLRIPMVKESPVKFECRYLSTHRLPGNSDVGSVDIVFAQVETIHIDDDYITDGKLDILKAKPIARMGYFDYTVVTERFEMRVPGADAAAQAGLGGDA